The Verrucomicrobiia bacterium genome has a window encoding:
- a CDS encoding HAD family hydrolase: MKTAKPASQNKIKSVKSPSSRASKNSFGAVIFDIDNVLIDTRSSYLDTIRWTVEIFLTHGRIPLFTPAPKKMRPALLSLADVHQFKLLGGFNDDWDCCYGLLVYILSLSVSPRTILDLKKALHLKQFSARVAHRPLRVDGIVKMLGRPSFVTIEKISRIFQEIYLGKELFPKLEKKHMAYWTKKGLIRNEKLIIKAPVLEKLKAKGIKLGIATGRPRFEALYSLKHFGILDYFDAMTTIDEVKKEEKVQRKSLRKPHPYSLLETASRLGAEGKTLYVGDLPDDIYAANQAKASRDMASAAFLAIADDCKETLDEIKKAAPDFIFKEPADILKIV, encoded by the coding sequence ATGAAAACCGCCAAGCCCGCGTCCCAGAATAAGATAAAATCAGTCAAGTCCCCGTCTTCGCGCGCCTCGAAAAACTCTTTTGGAGCCGTTATTTTCGACATCGACAACGTGCTCATCGACACGCGGTCCTCTTACCTGGACACGATCCGCTGGACGGTCGAGATCTTCCTGACCCATGGGCGCATCCCGCTTTTCACGCCCGCGCCCAAAAAGATGCGCCCGGCGCTTTTATCACTCGCCGATGTCCACCAGTTCAAGCTGCTCGGCGGTTTCAATGACGACTGGGACTGCTGCTACGGCCTTCTGGTCTACATCCTGAGCCTTTCCGTTTCCCCGCGAACGATCCTCGATCTCAAGAAAGCGCTCCATCTCAAGCAGTTTTCCGCGCGCGTGGCGCATCGCCCCCTGCGCGTGGACGGCATCGTGAAGATGCTCGGGCGGCCGTCGTTCGTCACGATCGAAAAAATCTCGCGCATTTTCCAGGAGATCTATCTCGGCAAGGAACTTTTCCCGAAGCTCGAGAAAAAACACATGGCTTACTGGACGAAGAAAGGGCTGATTCGCAACGAGAAGCTCATCATCAAGGCGCCGGTGCTGGAAAAACTCAAGGCCAAGGGCATCAAGCTGGGCATCGCGACGGGCCGGCCTCGCTTCGAAGCGCTTTATTCGCTGAAACACTTCGGGATCCTGGATTACTTCGACGCGATGACGACGATCGACGAAGTGAAGAAAGAGGAAAAAGTGCAGCGCAAATCCCTTCGCAAGCCGCATCCTTATTCCCTGCTTGAAACCGCGTCCCGGCTGGGCGCGGAAGGAAAGACTCTCTACGTGGGCGATTTGCCCGACGACATCTACGCGGCCAATCAGGCCAAGGCCTCGCGGGACATGGCGTCCGCGGCCTTTCTGGCGATTGCCGACGACTGCAAGGAAACGCTCGACGAAATCAAAAAAGCCGCCCCGGATTTCATCTTCAAAGAACCCGCCGACATCCTCAAAATCGTTTAG
- a CDS encoding ribonuclease H-like domain-containing protein, producing the protein MQQGQNILVLDLETQKSFKDVGRANLHKLKVSVVCIYDYLTGSYVAYEEKETMALDKRLQESPLVIGFNVRRFDLPVLEPYLFRSIEQLPVLDLLDVIEKERGHRASLDSIAGPTLKQHKSGHGAEALVMYKEGRMDELKRYCQDDVRLTKDVYEYGCREGKILFTSSWDYKTYEIPVNWKAETEEIIQKSQTAKADAFPTSLF; encoded by the coding sequence ATGCAGCAGGGACAAAACATTCTTGTGCTCGACCTCGAGACCCAGAAGTCTTTCAAGGACGTGGGCCGGGCGAATCTCCACAAACTGAAAGTGTCGGTCGTCTGCATTTACGATTATCTGACCGGCTCGTACGTGGCCTACGAAGAAAAAGAAACCATGGCCCTCGACAAGCGCCTGCAGGAATCGCCGCTGGTCATCGGTTTCAACGTCCGCCGCTTTGACCTTCCGGTGCTCGAGCCGTATCTTTTCCGTTCCATTGAGCAGCTTCCCGTGCTCGACCTTCTCGACGTCATCGAAAAAGAGCGCGGCCACCGAGCGAGCCTCGACAGCATCGCGGGCCCCACGCTCAAGCAGCACAAATCCGGCCACGGCGCCGAAGCGCTCGTCATGTACAAGGAAGGCCGCATGGACGAACTCAAGCGTTACTGCCAGGACGACGTGAGGCTCACCAAAGACGTTTACGAATACGGCTGCCGCGAAGGGAAAATCCTTTTTACTTCCAGCTGGGACTACAAGACCTACGAAATCCCTGTGAATTGGAAAGCGGAAACCGAAGAAATCATCCAAAAGTCCCAGACCGCCAAGGCGGATGCCTTTCCCACCAGTCTTTTTTGA
- a CDS encoding iron-sulfur cluster assembly accessory protein encodes MITLTPTAVSEIKRMLEREKEKEIVGLRLLVKGGGCSGLSYGMNFDKKKQGDNEYTFEGLKVFVDPKSYLYLEGTTLDYADQLEGRGFKFINPKANKTCGCGESFSV; translated from the coding sequence ATGATTACACTGACCCCGACCGCGGTATCCGAAATCAAACGCATGCTGGAAAGAGAAAAGGAAAAAGAGATCGTGGGCCTGCGCCTGCTCGTCAAAGGCGGCGGCTGTTCCGGCCTTTCCTACGGCATGAATTTCGACAAGAAAAAGCAGGGCGACAACGAATACACGTTCGAAGGCCTGAAGGTCTTCGTGGACCCCAAGAGCTACCTTTATCTCGAAGGCACGACGCTCGATTACGCGGACCAGCTCGAAGGCCGCGGCTTCAAGTTCATCAATCCCAAGGCCAACAAGACCTGCGGCTGCGGAGAATCCTTCTCGGTTTAA
- the ppc gene encoding phosphoenolpyruvate carboxylase, whose product MDKAHILEKLAPLRDDVRRLGKCLGQVLINQEGKKFYNLVEWIRKTSIQLRRHPNAKLEARLIKKLKSLDLYELTQVIRAFTVYFQIVNLAEDKHRIRRKRAYETAGKMQPGSVEDIVERIKKQKIPFRELKKILPQLSIELVLTAHPTEAQRRSILEKITAMDRLLYDREYKILTPREIKEIDDEILRTMMLIWQTDELRHRKQTVLDEVDNGLFYLDKVLFKVLPAALQRFYEQLGQIYGRDVGFHPSLRFGSWIGGDRDANPNVTHDVTREAVRRQKDIVLRKYIKAAGRLMEEFSQSVHLAGASSELLESIEADSRKLPLFAKAWLEKSQNEPYRKKWSFIQRKLINTLRINASKAERRTAPDETIEAFYEKPADFRADVQIILKSLHANNSDYFLPHVKRLTAALDVFGFSFVKLDIRDNRESLESAVSEILHKTGLLKAPWNTLPEEGKTALLRKLIRKAPHGAVEKASLSEKTREMLATFETIRDIRADVDPHAIEDYILSMTQSSSDVLAALWLAQETKAQGLMMVPLFETIEDLKNCKWIMASLYTDPVYRRHLKKLGLRQEVMLGYSDSNKDGGFLTSNWSLYCAQKDLTEVSRAHGIKLKIFHGRGGAIGRGGGPVNKAILAQPRDTVDGQIKITEQGEVISSKYSNKIMAERNMELVLSAVLHATLIEPSPSPKHGEWEAVMQELSDIAYHAYRNLVYETEGFRDYFAQTTPIGIVSRLNIGSRPAKRGQSDRIEDLRAIPWVFSWTQSRQTLPGWYGFGSAFNAFVNAKPHALARLKEMYEEWPFFRVVVDLLEMSTQKADMRIARHYAALAEDQVLGQGFFNQIVREFEATTKAILSITGEKEVLDTSGVLQHSIRLRNPYVDPLSYAQVILMERLREKSAPPREQEELERALFLSINGIAQGLRNTG is encoded by the coding sequence ATGGACAAAGCCCACATTCTGGAAAAACTCGCGCCGCTCAGGGACGACGTGCGCCGGCTCGGAAAATGCCTGGGCCAAGTCCTGATCAACCAGGAGGGAAAGAAGTTCTACAACCTCGTGGAATGGATCCGCAAGACGTCGATTCAGCTTCGGCGCCATCCCAACGCGAAGCTCGAGGCGCGCCTGATCAAAAAACTGAAATCGCTCGATCTCTACGAGCTCACGCAGGTGATCCGCGCGTTCACCGTGTATTTCCAGATCGTGAACCTGGCCGAAGACAAGCACCGCATCCGCCGCAAGCGCGCTTACGAGACCGCGGGGAAGATGCAGCCGGGCTCGGTCGAGGACATCGTCGAGCGCATCAAAAAACAGAAGATCCCTTTCCGCGAGCTCAAGAAGATCCTGCCGCAGCTTTCCATCGAACTCGTCCTGACCGCGCATCCGACCGAGGCGCAGAGGCGCTCGATCCTGGAAAAGATTACGGCCATGGACCGGCTGCTCTACGACCGCGAATACAAAATCCTGACGCCGCGCGAGATCAAGGAAATCGACGACGAGATCCTTCGCACCATGATGCTGATCTGGCAGACGGACGAATTGCGCCACCGCAAGCAGACGGTGCTCGACGAAGTGGACAACGGCCTTTTTTACCTCGACAAGGTTCTTTTCAAGGTGCTGCCCGCGGCGCTCCAGCGCTTTTACGAGCAGCTCGGCCAGATCTACGGCCGCGACGTCGGCTTCCATCCCAGCCTCAGATTCGGCTCCTGGATCGGCGGTGACCGCGACGCGAACCCGAACGTCACGCATGACGTCACGCGCGAAGCCGTGCGCCGCCAGAAAGACATCGTGCTCCGCAAATACATCAAGGCCGCAGGCCGGCTCATGGAAGAATTCAGCCAGTCCGTGCACCTGGCCGGGGCGTCGTCTGAACTTCTCGAATCGATCGAGGCCGACAGCCGCAAGCTCCCGCTTTTTGCCAAGGCCTGGCTGGAAAAAAGCCAGAACGAGCCTTACCGCAAGAAGTGGTCGTTCATCCAGCGCAAGCTCATCAACACGCTCCGTATCAACGCCTCGAAGGCCGAACGCCGGACCGCGCCGGACGAAACCATCGAGGCCTTTTACGAAAAGCCCGCGGATTTCAGGGCGGACGTCCAGATCATCCTGAAATCGCTTCACGCGAACAACTCCGATTACTTCCTGCCCCATGTGAAAAGGCTGACGGCCGCGCTCGACGTTTTTGGATTTTCGTTCGTGAAACTGGACATCCGCGACAACCGCGAAAGCCTCGAGTCTGCGGTTTCCGAGATCCTGCACAAGACCGGGCTGCTCAAGGCGCCGTGGAACACGCTGCCCGAAGAAGGGAAGACCGCGCTGCTGCGCAAGCTCATCCGCAAGGCCCCGCACGGCGCCGTGGAAAAGGCCTCGCTTTCCGAGAAGACGCGCGAGATGCTGGCCACGTTCGAGACGATCCGCGATATCCGCGCGGACGTCGACCCCCATGCCATCGAAGATTACATCCTGAGCATGACCCAGTCCTCGAGCGACGTGCTGGCGGCGCTTTGGCTCGCGCAGGAAACCAAGGCGCAGGGCCTCATGATGGTCCCGCTTTTCGAAACGATCGAAGACCTCAAGAACTGCAAATGGATTATGGCCTCGCTTTATACCGATCCGGTTTACCGCAGGCATCTGAAAAAACTCGGCCTGCGCCAGGAAGTCATGCTCGGCTATTCGGATTCGAATAAAGACGGCGGCTTTCTTACCTCGAACTGGTCGCTTTACTGCGCGCAGAAAGACCTGACCGAGGTTTCGAGGGCGCACGGGATCAAGCTGAAGATTTTTCACGGCCGCGGCGGCGCGATTGGAAGAGGGGGAGGGCCTGTCAACAAGGCCATTCTGGCGCAGCCGCGCGACACGGTCGACGGGCAGATCAAGATCACCGAACAGGGCGAAGTCATTTCCTCGAAGTATTCGAACAAGATCATGGCGGAACGCAACATGGAGCTTGTCCTTTCCGCGGTGCTGCACGCGACGCTGATCGAGCCGTCGCCGTCGCCCAAGCACGGGGAATGGGAGGCCGTGATGCAGGAGCTTTCCGACATCGCGTATCACGCTTACCGCAATCTCGTCTACGAGACCGAAGGGTTCCGCGATTATTTCGCGCAAACGACGCCGATCGGCATCGTGTCGCGGCTGAACATCGGCTCGCGCCCGGCCAAGCGCGGGCAATCGGACCGCATCGAGGACCTGCGCGCCATTCCCTGGGTTTTCAGCTGGACGCAGTCGCGCCAGACGCTGCCGGGATGGTACGGCTTCGGCTCGGCTTTCAACGCGTTCGTCAATGCGAAGCCGCACGCGCTGGCGCGCCTGAAAGAAATGTACGAAGAATGGCCTTTTTTCCGCGTGGTCGTGGACCTTCTGGAAATGAGCACGCAAAAGGCCGATATGCGCATTGCCCGCCATTACGCGGCGCTGGCCGAAGACCAGGTTTTGGGGCAGGGCTTTTTCAACCAGATCGTGCGCGAATTCGAGGCGACGACCAAGGCGATTCTCTCCATCACCGGAGAAAAGGAAGTCCTGGACACGAGCGGCGTGCTCCAGCATTCGATCCGCCTGAGAAATCCTTACGTGGACCCGCTCAGCTACGCGCAGGTTATCCTTATGGAACGGCTGCGGGAAAAATCCGCCCCGCCGCGCGAGCAGGAAGAGCTTGAGCGCGCGCTCTTCCTGTCCATCAACGGCATTGCCCAGGGCCTGCGCAATACGGGGTAA
- a CDS encoding LptF/LptG family permease, with amino-acid sequence MKIIQKYILRELWLPFLVCLLTLNFIFMAGYLVRAANFIIGRGVPLTETLYVLALAMPDMLGYTAPMSLLTAVMIVFGNLSQGNEIRAFKASGIHPYQVMLPAFLAGLMLSFFMFVFNDQVSTEAGFQLRRTTKQLLIAHPKALIEPGRFVKLNDQVTFFAKEMKDDKMKDIVAYEVGPTEEPVRTIIAESGEILSLPEQSAMQVRLYNGSISDAKSEGVQSIQFETYEFPSFGQEDIRKMKKKIYDHNLADLWVQYQRNEISPGDTTRFWTAFHNRIAFSFGSLIFVILGVPIAILVRRGEVVVSFAISMAAACIYYILFVGAKSLAIRGVLPAYAALWLPNIGLTIVGFKLIKKSINA; translated from the coding sequence ATGAAGATCATCCAAAAGTACATTCTGCGGGAACTCTGGCTGCCTTTTCTGGTTTGCCTGCTCACGCTGAATTTCATTTTCATGGCCGGTTACCTCGTCCGCGCAGCGAATTTCATCATCGGCCGCGGCGTGCCTCTCACCGAGACGCTCTACGTCCTCGCGCTCGCCATGCCCGATATGCTCGGCTACACCGCGCCCATGAGCCTGCTCACCGCGGTCATGATCGTGTTCGGCAACCTTTCCCAGGGCAACGAAATCCGCGCGTTCAAGGCGTCAGGCATCCATCCTTACCAGGTCATGCTGCCCGCCTTTCTCGCGGGGCTCATGCTCAGCTTTTTCATGTTCGTCTTCAACGACCAGGTCAGCACCGAGGCCGGCTTTCAGCTGCGGCGCACCACCAAGCAGCTTCTGATCGCGCATCCCAAGGCGCTGATCGAGCCCGGCCGTTTCGTGAAGCTGAACGACCAGGTCACTTTTTTTGCCAAGGAGATGAAGGACGACAAGATGAAGGACATCGTGGCTTACGAAGTCGGGCCCACGGAAGAGCCCGTGCGTACCATCATCGCCGAGAGCGGCGAAATCCTGTCGCTTCCGGAGCAGTCGGCCATGCAGGTCCGTCTTTATAACGGCAGCATCTCGGACGCGAAGTCCGAAGGCGTGCAGTCCATTCAGTTCGAAACATACGAATTTCCAAGCTTCGGGCAGGAAGATATCCGGAAGATGAAAAAGAAGATCTACGACCACAATCTCGCGGACCTGTGGGTGCAGTACCAGCGGAACGAAATCTCGCCGGGCGACACGACGCGCTTCTGGACGGCCTTTCACAACAGGATCGCGTTTTCCTTCGGCAGCCTGATCTTCGTGATTTTAGGCGTGCCCATCGCGATCCTGGTGCGCCGCGGAGAAGTCGTGGTGAGTTTTGCGATTTCCATGGCGGCCGCCTGCATTTATTACATCCTGTTTGTGGGCGCCAAGAGCCTCGCTATCCGCGGCGTGCTTCCCGCCTATGCCGCGCTTTGGCTTCCCAACATCGGACTCACGATCGTGGGATTTAAACTCATCAAGAAGTCCATCAACGCCTGA
- the ilvD gene encoding dihydroxy-acid dehydratase, whose protein sequence is MKLNKRSAVITEGPSRAPARAMLKAMGLTDEDIAKPMIGIANTWIETMPCNFHLRRLSEKVKEGVRLAGGTPIEYNTIAISDGITMGTEGMKTSLISREIVADSIELVARGHYFDAVVAISGCDKTIPGTVMALARLDIPSLMIYGGSIAPGHYEKKDVTIQDVFEAVGKHAAGHMTQTQLCQLEDVACPNAGACGGQFTANTMASAFAILGISPVWMNEIPAMDPKKDEACVETGRLVMEVLKKDLKPSQIITKKSIENAIAAVAMTGGSTNAVLHLLALAHEMGMKLAIEDFDRISSKTPLCGDLKPGGRFVASDLYEAGGYRLLAKRLLDAKLLHKDCLTVTGRTIGEEALDAMEIKGQEVLRPLSNPLKPTGGLVILKGNLAPEGCVLKVAGEDRQTFEGPAKVFNCEEDAFEAVKARKIKEGDVVVIRYEGPKGGPGMREMLAVTAALVGEGLGKSVGLLTDGRFSGATKGLMVGHVAPEAAAGGPIAAIKNGDRIRFDIPNRRLDVLIPQKEIKARLKKWKAPKPRYTGGVMAKYARSVSSSSKGAVTF, encoded by the coding sequence ATGAAACTGAATAAACGCAGCGCCGTCATCACCGAAGGTCCGTCCCGCGCTCCGGCCCGCGCCATGCTCAAGGCCATGGGGCTCACCGATGAAGACATTGCCAAGCCCATGATCGGCATCGCCAACACCTGGATCGAGACCATGCCGTGCAATTTTCACCTGCGCCGGCTTTCCGAAAAAGTGAAAGAAGGCGTGCGCCTCGCGGGCGGTACTCCGATCGAATACAACACCATCGCGATTTCCGACGGCATCACCATGGGCACGGAAGGCATGAAGACCTCGCTGATCAGCCGCGAGATCGTGGCGGACTCGATCGAACTTGTAGCGCGCGGCCATTATTTCGACGCGGTCGTGGCGATCTCGGGCTGCGACAAGACGATTCCCGGAACGGTCATGGCGCTCGCGCGTCTGGACATTCCTTCGCTCATGATTTACGGCGGCTCCATCGCTCCCGGCCATTACGAAAAGAAGGACGTGACCATCCAGGACGTTTTCGAAGCGGTCGGCAAACATGCGGCCGGCCACATGACGCAGACGCAGCTCTGCCAGCTCGAAGACGTGGCGTGCCCGAACGCGGGCGCCTGCGGCGGACAATTCACGGCCAACACCATGGCCTCGGCGTTCGCCATCCTCGGCATTTCGCCGGTGTGGATGAACGAGATCCCGGCCATGGATCCGAAAAAAGACGAAGCCTGCGTCGAGACGGGCAGGCTTGTGATGGAGGTTTTGAAAAAAGACCTGAAGCCGTCGCAGATCATCACGAAAAAATCCATCGAGAACGCGATCGCGGCGGTGGCCATGACCGGCGGTTCCACGAACGCGGTGCTTCATCTTCTTGCGCTCGCGCACGAGATGGGAATGAAGCTTGCGATCGAAGACTTCGACCGCATCAGCTCCAAAACGCCGCTGTGCGGCGACCTGAAGCCGGGCGGCCGTTTCGTGGCCAGCGATCTTTACGAAGCGGGCGGCTACCGGCTTCTTGCCAAGCGCCTGCTCGATGCGAAGCTTCTTCACAAGGATTGCCTCACTGTCACCGGCCGCACGATCGGCGAAGAAGCGCTGGACGCGATGGAGATCAAGGGCCAGGAAGTGCTGCGTCCGCTTTCCAATCCGCTGAAACCGACAGGCGGCCTCGTGATCTTGAAAGGGAATCTCGCGCCGGAAGGCTGCGTGCTGAAAGTCGCGGGCGAAGACCGCCAGACCTTCGAAGGCCCGGCGAAAGTTTTCAACTGCGAGGAAGACGCTTTCGAAGCCGTGAAGGCGCGGAAGATCAAAGAGGGCGATGTCGTCGTCATCCGTTACGAAGGCCCGAAAGGCGGCCCCGGCATGCGCGAGATGCTCGCGGTGACGGCCGCGCTGGTCGGCGAAGGCCTCGGAAAATCCGTGGGGCTTTTGACGGACGGCCGTTTTTCCGGCGCGACCAAGGGACTCATGGTCGGCCATGTGGCGCCCGAAGCCGCGGCCGGCGGCCCGATCGCCGCGATCAAAAACGGTGACCGCATCCGTTTCGACATTCCGAACCGGCGCCTGGACGTTTTGATTCCGCAGAAGGAAATCAAGGCGCGCCTGAAAAAATGGAAAGCCCCGAAGCCGCGCTACACCGGCGGCGTCATGGCCAAATACGCGCGCTCGGTTTCCTCTTCTTCCAAGGGAGCGGTTACGTTCTGA
- a CDS encoding IscS subfamily cysteine desulfurase — translation MIVKLPIYMDCHATTPVDPRVKEALLPYFDQAFGNAASKTHAFGMDAEKKVEEARAQVAHLIGASAEEIIFTGGATESNNLAIKGVWEVYKDQGKHIITQQTEHKSVLETCRFLEKQGAQVTYLPVDEEGRVRPSDVEKAVTPGTILISVMLANNEIGTLQPAAEIGKIAKARQVFFHADGAQAVGKIPVNVEALGLDLLSLTAHKVYGPKGAGALYARRKNPRVRLAPLIHGGEQEQGLRSGTLNVPGIVGLGAACGIAHNEMGSESRRVAALRDRLEAGLRRLPQTRVNGCAAARLAGNLNISFAGIDAEALLMKISREIAVSTSSACTSGRNEPSHVLKALAVPRQYVHGSVRFGLGRFTTEEEIDFVLEHVTKAVESLRALSPFYSAEGDTRMASSQ, via the coding sequence ATGATCGTGAAACTGCCCATTTACATGGATTGTCATGCGACCACGCCCGTGGACCCCCGGGTGAAGGAAGCCCTGCTGCCTTATTTCGACCAGGCCTTCGGCAATGCCGCGAGCAAGACGCACGCGTTCGGCATGGACGCGGAGAAAAAAGTGGAAGAGGCGAGGGCGCAGGTTGCCCATCTCATCGGCGCTTCGGCGGAAGAAATTATTTTTACCGGCGGCGCCACGGAATCCAACAATCTCGCGATCAAAGGCGTGTGGGAAGTTTACAAGGACCAGGGCAAACACATCATCACGCAGCAGACCGAGCACAAGTCGGTGCTCGAAACCTGCCGCTTCCTGGAAAAGCAGGGCGCTCAGGTCACTTATCTTCCGGTCGACGAAGAAGGCCGCGTCCGGCCCTCGGACGTGGAAAAGGCCGTGACGCCCGGGACGATTTTGATTTCTGTCATGCTGGCCAACAACGAGATCGGCACGCTGCAGCCCGCGGCCGAGATCGGTAAGATCGCCAAGGCCCGGCAGGTTTTCTTTCACGCGGACGGCGCGCAGGCCGTGGGAAAAATTCCCGTGAACGTCGAGGCTTTGGGGCTCGACCTTCTGTCGCTGACCGCGCATAAGGTCTATGGGCCCAAAGGCGCGGGCGCTTTGTATGCGCGGAGAAAAAATCCGCGGGTGAGGCTCGCGCCCCTGATCCACGGCGGCGAACAGGAACAGGGCCTGCGTTCGGGCACGCTGAATGTGCCGGGCATCGTGGGGCTAGGCGCGGCCTGCGGGATCGCGCACAATGAAATGGGAAGCGAATCGCGCCGCGTGGCCGCGCTGCGCGACAGGCTGGAAGCCGGGCTCAGGCGCCTGCCGCAGACGCGCGTGAACGGCTGCGCCGCCGCGCGCCTTGCCGGAAACCTGAATATCAGTTTCGCGGGCATCGACGCGGAAGCGCTGCTTATGAAAATCAGCCGCGAGATCGCGGTCTCGACGAGCTCAGCCTGCACGTCCGGCCGCAATGAGCCGTCGCATGTTTTGAAAGCGCTCGCCGTGCCGCGGCAATACGTTCACGGCTCGGTCCGGTTCGGGCTCGGACGTTTTACCACCGAAGAAGAAATCGACTTTGTTCTGGAACACGTCACGAAGGCCGTGGAGTCGCTCCGCGCGCTGTCCCCGTTTTATTCCGCGGAAGGCGATACGCGGATGGCATCATCCCAGTGA